The following are encoded in a window of Microbacterium sp. LWO13-1.2 genomic DNA:
- a CDS encoding NAD(P)H-binding protein yields MARIVVLGGTGYAGRHIVSEAVSRGHEVISVSRSTPSDPVDGALSVQGSVLDLASLGDVFDGADAVVSSLSPRGDMEHEMLGVVSSLITRFTGTATRLGVVGGAGGSLVAPGGPRLFDQGFPEEYKHEAQVGIDSLALLEGADAGLDWFFIHPAEVFGPWAEGERTGRYRDGGDVIVRDAEGQSFISGADFAIAVVDEVEQPKHRRGRFTVGY; encoded by the coding sequence ATGGCTCGCATCGTCGTCCTCGGAGGAACCGGCTACGCCGGCCGCCACATCGTCTCCGAGGCGGTGAGTCGAGGGCATGAGGTGATCTCGGTCTCCCGGTCGACGCCGTCGGACCCGGTCGACGGCGCCCTGAGCGTTCAGGGATCCGTACTCGATCTCGCCTCGCTCGGCGACGTCTTCGACGGGGCAGATGCGGTCGTCTCGTCTCTCTCGCCGCGCGGTGACATGGAGCACGAGATGCTCGGTGTGGTCTCCAGCCTGATCACGAGGTTCACCGGCACAGCCACCCGGCTCGGTGTGGTCGGCGGGGCCGGTGGCAGCCTTGTCGCGCCTGGCGGCCCTCGGCTCTTCGACCAGGGTTTCCCCGAGGAGTACAAGCACGAGGCTCAGGTGGGCATCGACTCGCTCGCACTGCTGGAAGGCGCGGATGCCGGGCTGGACTGGTTCTTCATCCATCCGGCCGAGGTGTTCGGACCGTGGGCCGAGGGTGAGCGAACCGGGCGCTACCGCGACGGTGGCGACGTGATCGTCCGCGACGCCGAGGGCCAGTCGTTCATCTCGGGAGCGGACTTCGCGATCGCGGTCGTCGATGAGGTCGAGCAGCCGAAGCACCGCCGCGGGCGGTTCACCGTCGGCTACTAG
- the cysS gene encoding cysteine--tRNA ligase, producing the protein MTLRLYDTRAQQLRDFVPLDAGNVTMYVCGPTVQSGPHIGHVRAALSFDLLRRWLERRHGRVTFVRNVTDIDDKVLANHTDAEPWWALAFRFEREFTAAYAAVGILAPTYEPRATASVPQMQDIIAALIERGHAYPASDGSGDVYFDVRSWADYGSLTNQSVDAMEAAQDADPRGKRNPQDFALWKGAKSDEPADATWASPWGAGRPGWHIECSAMAKRYLGAEFDIHGGGLDLRFPHHENELAQSTAAGDGFARYWVHNGLVNVNGQKMSKSLGNFTLAADVLTAHDPLVVRYALAAAHYRSNIDLSDSSWAEAEAAIGRIRAFLERGTRMAKPGWGEAKEGLPNEFVEAMDDDLSVPRALAAIHNSIRSGNALLDAGEHAAASQDVMDVTQMTNILGINPLSREWRTTDGGPSASALDTLVQTMITQRAQARADKDWAAADRIRDAIAAAGITLEDGPDGTHWSIDG; encoded by the coding sequence GTGACTCTCCGCCTCTACGACACCCGCGCACAGCAGCTGCGCGACTTCGTGCCGCTCGACGCCGGAAACGTCACGATGTACGTCTGTGGTCCGACGGTGCAGTCCGGCCCGCACATCGGGCACGTCCGCGCTGCGCTGAGTTTCGATCTGCTGCGCCGCTGGCTCGAGCGCCGTCACGGTCGTGTGACCTTCGTGCGCAACGTCACCGACATCGACGACAAGGTGCTGGCGAATCACACGGACGCCGAACCGTGGTGGGCGCTCGCCTTCCGGTTCGAGCGGGAATTCACCGCCGCATATGCCGCAGTCGGCATCCTCGCGCCCACCTATGAGCCGAGGGCGACAGCATCCGTCCCGCAGATGCAGGACATCATCGCGGCGCTCATCGAGCGCGGTCACGCGTACCCTGCATCCGATGGTTCGGGGGACGTCTACTTCGACGTGCGTTCCTGGGCCGACTACGGCTCGCTCACCAACCAGTCGGTCGACGCGATGGAAGCCGCGCAGGACGCGGACCCGCGCGGAAAACGCAACCCGCAGGACTTCGCCCTCTGGAAGGGTGCGAAATCGGACGAGCCGGCAGATGCGACCTGGGCATCGCCCTGGGGCGCTGGGCGGCCCGGCTGGCACATCGAGTGCTCGGCCATGGCGAAGCGCTATCTCGGCGCGGAGTTCGACATCCACGGCGGTGGCCTCGATCTGCGCTTCCCGCACCACGAGAACGAGCTGGCCCAGTCGACGGCTGCCGGCGACGGATTCGCGCGGTACTGGGTGCACAACGGCCTGGTCAACGTCAACGGTCAGAAGATGTCGAAGTCGCTCGGCAACTTCACGCTCGCCGCCGACGTGCTGACCGCGCACGACCCGCTCGTGGTGCGTTACGCACTGGCCGCTGCGCACTACCGATCGAACATCGACCTGTCGGATTCGTCGTGGGCAGAGGCGGAGGCGGCGATCGGGCGCATCCGCGCGTTCCTCGAGCGGGGAACGCGAATGGCGAAGCCGGGCTGGGGCGAGGCCAAGGAAGGTCTTCCGAACGAGTTCGTCGAGGCGATGGATGACGATCTCTCCGTTCCTCGCGCTCTGGCGGCGATCCACAACAGCATCCGCTCCGGCAATGCTCTCCTCGACGCGGGGGAGCACGCCGCAGCGAGTCAGGATGTGATGGACGTCACTCAGATGACGAACATCCTCGGAATCAATCCGCTGTCGCGAGAGTGGCGAACGACGGACGGCGGACCATCCGCCTCCGCGCTCGACACCCTCGTGCAGACGATGATCACCCAGCGTGCACAGGCACGCGCAGACAAGGACTGGGCTGCGGCTGACCGCATCCGCGACGCGATCGCGGCTGCGGGCATCACGCTCGAAGACGGCCCGGACGGAACACATTGGAGTATCGATGGTTAA
- the rlmB gene encoding 23S rRNA (guanosine(2251)-2'-O)-methyltransferase RlmB, translating to MVKPQRPGASNGKKKGPLKGTGGLGRKALEGRGPTPKAEDRAWHPAGKRKAAAERFAASGGKGKPGARSSSGGSPNRSARAKDNTSDTETVTGRNSVLEALRAKIPATAFYIAQRVEMDDRVKEMLSIATNRNIPVLEVTRQELDRMAGFDGVHQGVALKVPPYEYAHPQDLLEKVISRGQVPLFVALDGVTDPRNLGAIIRSAAAFGSQGIILPQRRSAGVNSAAWKTSAGAAARIPVALATNLTTQLKEFKKQGVFVLGLDGDGDVSLPDLELADRPVVIVVGSEGKGLSRLVTETCDQIVSIPINAATESLNAGIATSVALYQVATIRAAR from the coding sequence ATGGTTAAGCCTCAGCGCCCCGGCGCAAGCAACGGCAAGAAGAAGGGCCCGCTGAAGGGCACCGGTGGCCTCGGCCGCAAGGCGCTCGAAGGGCGCGGACCGACTCCGAAGGCGGAGGACCGCGCTTGGCACCCCGCGGGGAAGCGCAAGGCTGCGGCCGAGCGTTTCGCGGCCTCGGGTGGCAAGGGCAAGCCGGGCGCACGTTCGTCATCCGGCGGCAGCCCGAACCGCTCCGCTCGTGCGAAGGACAACACCTCCGACACCGAGACGGTCACCGGGCGCAATTCTGTGCTCGAGGCGCTCCGCGCGAAGATCCCGGCGACGGCGTTCTACATCGCGCAGCGCGTGGAGATGGACGACCGCGTCAAGGAGATGCTGTCGATCGCCACGAACCGCAACATCCCGGTGCTCGAGGTCACCCGACAGGAACTCGACCGGATGGCCGGCTTCGACGGTGTGCACCAGGGCGTCGCCCTGAAGGTTCCGCCGTATGAGTACGCGCACCCGCAGGACCTGCTCGAGAAGGTCATCAGCCGCGGCCAGGTGCCGCTGTTCGTCGCACTGGACGGGGTCACCGACCCGCGCAACCTGGGCGCGATCATCCGCTCGGCCGCTGCTTTCGGCAGCCAGGGGATCATCCTCCCGCAGCGTCGCTCGGCCGGCGTCAACTCGGCAGCCTGGAAGACGAGCGCCGGAGCGGCAGCACGTATTCCGGTCGCGCTCGCGACGAACCTGACGACCCAGCTCAAGGAGTTCAAGAAGCAGGGCGTCTTCGTGCTCGGCCTCGACGGCGACGGCGACGTCTCGCTCCCGGATCTTGAGCTCGCCGACCGGCCCGTCGTGATCGTCGTCGGTTCCGAGGGCAAGGGCCTCTCGCGCCTGGTCACCGAGACCTGCGACCAGATCGTCTCGATCCCGATCAACGCGGCGACCGAATCGCTGAACGCCGGTATCGCGACCTCTGTCGCGCTCTACCAGGTCGCCACGATCCGCGCCGCCCGCTAG
- a CDS encoding DUF4032 domain-containing protein, whose translation MQDALRITASTVDPGLLSLPWSITLAKWPSEHIVSLPKGLSRHLVRFADLSGRVIAVKETTTEMAQREYDMLGNLGRLDVPCVSRVAVIAGRTDTAGEPLPAALVTSHLRFSMPYRALFTRVLRPDTATRLVDALALLLVRLHNVGFYWGDVSLSNTLFRRDAGAFAAYLVDAETGELHEEGLTDGQRAYDLDIARTNIAGEIMDLAAGGRLEHGVDAVAIADGLVSSYRSLWAALTAGESFAAAETWRITERVERLNALGFDIDEMSMSTTADGTLVEIQPKVVDAGHHQRRLIRLTGLDVEENQARRLLNDLDEFRARSTKQWVDEEMYAHEWLTRVFEPVVRAIPYELRAKLEPAEVFHQVLEHRWYLSQAQGRAVPLAEVLTSYINDVLRHRRDEATIMGPPTETMSLPVITGATPVSGDDEDDVDWRDLV comes from the coding sequence ATGCAGGATGCACTGAGGATCACCGCCAGCACCGTCGACCCCGGACTGCTATCGCTGCCCTGGTCGATCACCTTGGCGAAATGGCCCTCGGAGCACATCGTTTCTCTCCCGAAGGGTCTCTCGCGTCATCTGGTGCGCTTCGCGGATCTGTCCGGGCGGGTCATCGCCGTCAAGGAGACGACGACGGAGATGGCGCAGCGCGAGTACGACATGCTCGGCAATCTCGGACGCCTCGACGTGCCGTGCGTGAGTCGCGTCGCGGTGATCGCCGGGCGGACGGATACGGCGGGCGAACCTCTCCCCGCGGCCCTGGTCACCTCGCATCTCCGTTTCTCGATGCCGTACCGTGCGCTGTTCACCCGCGTGCTCCGCCCAGACACCGCCACCCGCCTCGTCGATGCCCTCGCGCTGCTCCTGGTCCGGCTGCACAACGTCGGCTTCTACTGGGGAGACGTCTCGCTGTCGAACACCCTGTTCCGACGCGACGCGGGCGCATTCGCCGCCTACCTGGTCGATGCCGAGACCGGAGAGCTGCACGAGGAAGGTCTCACCGACGGGCAGCGCGCGTACGATCTGGACATCGCCAGGACGAACATCGCCGGCGAGATCATGGACCTGGCTGCCGGCGGCCGTCTCGAGCACGGCGTGGATGCCGTCGCGATCGCCGACGGTCTCGTGTCGTCGTACCGCTCGCTCTGGGCGGCACTCACCGCCGGTGAGTCGTTCGCCGCCGCCGAGACATGGCGGATCACCGAGCGGGTGGAGCGTCTCAACGCTCTCGGTTTCGACATCGACGAGATGTCGATGTCGACGACTGCGGATGGCACTCTCGTCGAGATCCAGCCGAAGGTGGTAGATGCCGGGCACCACCAGCGCCGCTTGATCCGGCTCACCGGACTCGACGTCGAGGAGAACCAGGCCCGTCGACTGCTGAACGATCTGGACGAGTTCCGTGCCCGCTCGACCAAGCAGTGGGTGGACGAGGAGATGTACGCGCACGAGTGGCTGACGCGCGTGTTCGAGCCGGTCGTGCGCGCGATCCCGTACGAGCTACGGGCGAAGCTGGAGCCGGCCGAGGTGTTTCACCAGGTGCTGGAGCACCGGTGGTACCTCTCCCAGGCGCAGGGCCGCGCCGTGCCCCTGGCCGAAGTGCTGACGAGCTACATCAACGATGTGCTGCGGCACCGTCGCGACGAGGCCACGATCATGGGCCCGCCGACCGAGACCATGAGCCTCCCGGTCATCACCGGTGCGACGCCGGTGTCCGGCGACGATGAGGACGACGTCGACTGGCGCGATCTCGTCTAG